A genomic region of Papaver somniferum cultivar HN1 chromosome 7, ASM357369v1, whole genome shotgun sequence contains the following coding sequences:
- the LOC113294542 gene encoding 7-deoxyloganetic acid glucosyltransferase-like: protein MAETRSSATPHVLIFPFPAQGHVNSMLKLAEILSISGINVTFVNTQQNQSRQLSFGNVQSRFNKFPGFCFETIQDGLPDNQHHSAGFRSFQDVVEDMFNRVKNVITPSFRELLISNRFKSDARGPVSCIITDGVASFAIDVAEELGIPSISFRTISACCTWIYFCTSKLVESGDVPFKDEDMDRLVRSVPEMESFLRCRDLPSLYRAKEISHPNLDFVRTETLHSVRATAHILNTFDDLEAPILPHLRSYWPNLYTVGPLNALLNALRSSTTDFSASLPVSSNASLYAEDRSCMTWLDKQPEKSVVYVSFGSVAMVSQEQWFEIWYGLVNCSYRFLWVRRPESLLLEDGEENRIQAELIEATKERGYTVDWAPQEEVLNHPAVGVFLTHNGWNSTLECMVAGVPMLCWPHLADQQINSRYVSEVWKIGMDIKDNLNRSTVEKLIREIMGEKREELMKSTEKVAQMARKSVSSDGSSYRNFEALLEFIRKSC from the exons ATGGCAGAAACTAGATCATCAGCAACACCTCATGTACTCATCTTCCCTTTTCCTGCACAAGGCCATGTCAATTCTATGCTGAAGTTAGCTGAGATTCTTTCCATATCGGGAATCAACGTGACGTTCGTCAACACCCAACAGAATCAATCACGGCAACTGAGTTTTGGCAACGTTCAGTCTCGTTTCAACAAGTTTCCAGGATTTTGTTTCGAAACCATTCAAGATGGTCTTCCTGACAATCAACATCACTCTGCTGGTTTCCGCAGTTTTCAAGACGTGGTTGAAGATATGTTTAATCGGGTGAAAAACGTTATCACACCGAGTTTTCGAGAATTACTTATTTCAAATCGCTTCAAATCTGATGCACGTGGTCCAGTTTCTTGTATCATAACAGATGGTGTTGCGAGTTTTGCAATTGATGTTGCTGAAGAGCTGGGAATTCCATCCATCTCCTTCCGTACCATCAGTGCTTGCTGCACCTGGATTTATTTCTGTACCTCGAAACTTGTAGAAAGTGGCGACGTACCATTCAAAG ACGAAGATATGGATAGGCTAGTGAGGAGTGTCCCTGAGATGGAAAGCTTTCTTCGATGTAGAGATCTACCAAGTCTCTATAGAGCTAAAGAAATCAGCCATCCTAATCTAGATTTTGTCCGTACGGAAACATTACATTCAGTTCGAGCCACGGCTCACATACTTAATACATTCGATGATTTGGAAGCTCCAATTCTCCCGCACTTGAGATCTTACTGGCCAAACCTATACACAGTTGGACCTCTTAATGCTTTGTTGAACGCCTTAAGAAGTAGCACTACTGATTTTTCTGCTTCATTACCCGTTTCCTCCAATGCTAGTTTGTATGCAGAAGACAGAAGTTGCATGACTTGGCTCGATAAACAGCCAGAGAAATCTGTGGTGTATGTAAGCTTTGGTAGTGTTGCAATGGTGAGCCAGGAGCAATGGTTTGAGATTTGGTATGGACTGGTCAATTGCAGTTATAGATTCTTATGGGTTAGACGCCCAGAATCGCTTCTTCTCGAAGATGGAGAGGAGAATCGGATACAGGCGGAGCTGATTGAGGCAACGAAAGAGAGAGGTTACACGGTAGATTGGGCACCCCAAGAGGAGGTGTTGAATCATCCAGCCGTTGGTGTATTTCTTACTCACAATGGATGGAACTCGACTCTTGAATGTATGGTTGCTGGAGTACCCATGCTTTGCTGGCCACATTTGGCGGATCAGCAGATAAACAGTAGATATGTCAGTGAGGTGTGGAAAATTGGAATGGATATAAAAGATAATCTTAACAGATCAACAGTGGAGAAGCTGATTAGGGAAATAATGGGTGAGAAGAGAGAGGAGTTGATGAAATCAACAGAAAAGGTCGCACAGATGGCACGAAAGAGTGTTAGTTCTGATGGGTCATCTTATCGCAACTTTGAAGCTCTGCTTGAATTCATAAGGAAGTCGTGCTAA